Proteins encoded together in one Bactrocera neohumeralis isolate Rockhampton chromosome 4, APGP_CSIRO_Bneo_wtdbg2-racon-allhic-juicebox.fasta_v2, whole genome shotgun sequence window:
- the LOC126754522 gene encoding beta-glucuronidase isoform X2: MGIVGYLIHFAIALVIVNKEVTPTHGMLYPRESETREVRSLDGLWNFVTSDEANPTQGVRDKWFNDDLSKVKDVIPMPVPASYNDITTDKAIRDHVGTVWYDRKFFVPRSWAKDQRVWLRFGSVHYEAFVWVNGEMVVKHEMGHLPFEAEVSNFVKYGEENRITVMCDNALIQTTVPQGKISEVKKDGGVAIVQSYTFDFFNYAGIHRSVHLYTTPKTFIEEVEVTSNLAEKSVGHVYYKVKVSGTASNEADSALQIHVQLYNKEGVVVANGTSNGDLNGALEVKKVKPWWPYLMHPEPGYLYQMELLLYTADNTLLDVYRLKVGIRTLTWNNSSFLINGRPVYFRGFGKHEDSDIRGKGLDLALLTRDMNLLKWIGANAYRTSHYPYSEESMQFADENGLMIIDECPSVDTDNYNQALLDKHKSSMEQLIHRDRNHPSVIMWSIANEPRTSPFQADSHFQFVANFTRSLDSTRPVTAAIAVPSASDRAAKHLDIICFNRYNGWYSNPGKLDMITTHVVEEAITWNKKHNKPVMIGEYGADTIEGLHLLPAYIWSEEYQNELFSKHFKAFDKLRKNDWFIGEFVWNFADFKTAQSITRVGGNKKGVFTRNRQPKATAHLLRKRYFALGRELDRCEIPEDLFLYITDATSTGSHGKRETADL; encoded by the exons ATGGGTATCGTTGGATATCTTATTCACTTCGCAATAGCTTTAGTTATTGTTAATAAAGAAGTTACTCCTACACACGGCATGCTTTATCCACGTGAGTCTGAAACTCGTGAAGTACGTTCCTTAGATGGGCTTTGGAACTTTGTGACATCTGACGAAGCTAATCCGACGCAAGGTGTGAGAGATAAATGGTTTAATGACGATTTGAGTAAGGTAAAGGATGTTATACCCATGCCCGTGCCAGCCAGCTACAATGATATAACTACAGATAAAGCTATTCGCGATCATGTGGGCACAGTGTGGTATgatcgaaaattttttgttccccGATCGTGGGCAAAGGATCAAAGGGTATGGCTACGTTTCGGTAGTGTACACTACGAAGCCTTTGTG tggGTTAATGGAGAAATGGTTGTTAAGCACGAGATGGGTCACTTACCATTCGAAGCAGAGgtatcaaatttcgtaaaatacGGCGAAGAAAATCGGATTACTGTTATGTGTGATAATGCACTAATACAAACTACAGTGCCTCAGGGAAAAATCAGTGAAGTAAAAAA GGATGGAGGAGTTGCTATAGTTCAGTCTTATACCTTTGACTTCTTCAACTACGCGGGAATACATCGCTCCGTCCATCTGTATACCACACCTAAAACCTTTATTGAAGAGGTTGAAGTGACTTCTAACTTAGCCGAAAAATcag TTGGTCATGTATACTACAAAGTCAAAGTTAGCGGAACGGCCTCGAATGAAGCAGACAGTGCTCTACAAATACATGTGCAATTATATAATAAAGAAGGTGTCGTAGTAGCCAATGGTACATCGAATGGTGATTTAAATGGTGCACTTGAAGTGAAGAAAGTGAAGCCCTGGTGGCCATATTTAATGCATCCCGAACCCGGCTACCTCTACCAAATGGAATTGCTTTTGTATACTGCCGATAACACGCTTCTTGATGTTTATCGACTTAAAGTAGGCATTCGAACACTTACATGGAATAATTCTTCATTTCTCATTAATGGACGCCCAGTATATTTCCGGGGCTTCGGGAAGCATGAAGATTCAGAT ATACGTGGCAAAGGATTGGATTTGGCTTTACTCACCCGCGACATGAACTTGTTAAAATGGATTGGAGCAAATGCTTATAGAACGTCCCACTATCCATACTCGGAAGAATCCATGCAATTTGCAGATGAAAATGGTCTTATGATAATTGATGAATGCCCCAGCGTTGATACAGA CAACTATAACCAAGCGCTTTTGGACAAACATAAATCTTCTATGGAGCAGTTAATACACCGCGATAGAAACCATCCGAGTGTAATAATGTGGTCTATAGCCAATGAACCCCGTACAAGCCCATTCCAAGCTGACTCACATTTTCA GTTCGTGGCTAATTTTACACGCTCCCTTGATAGTACTAGACCGGTAACTGCTGCCATTGCTGTTCCTTCGGCCAGTGACAGAGCT GCAAAGCATTTAGATATAATATGTTTCAATCGTTACAATGGATGGTACAGTAATCCTGGAAAATTGGACATGATTACAACGCATGTTGTCGAAGAAGCGATTACTTGgaataaaaaacacaataaacCAGTCATGATCGGAGAATATGGGGCCGATACAATCGAAGGTTTACACTTGCTTCCAGCTTACATTTGGTCGGAGGAATACCAAAACGAGTTGTTCTCAAAGCATTTTAAGGCCTTCGATAAACTTAGAAAAAATGATTGGTTTATCGGCGAATTTGTTTGGAATTTTGCAGACTTCAAGACAGCACAAT CGATAACACGTGTAGGCGGCAATAAAAAAGGTGTTTTCACGCGCAACCGACAACCGAAAGCAACTGCACATCTACTCCGAAAGCGCTATTTTGCTCTTGGACGCGAGTTGGACCGTTGCGAAATTCCCGAAGATCTATTTCTTTACATCACCGATGCAACATCTACAGGGTCGCATGGCAAACGAGAAACCGCTGATTTATAG
- the LOC126754522 gene encoding beta-glucuronidase isoform X1 codes for MFLKYRWKVVLLLSAFSLLVMGIVGYLIHFAIALVIVNKEVTPTHGMLYPRESETREVRSLDGLWNFVTSDEANPTQGVRDKWFNDDLSKVKDVIPMPVPASYNDITTDKAIRDHVGTVWYDRKFFVPRSWAKDQRVWLRFGSVHYEAFVWVNGEMVVKHEMGHLPFEAEVSNFVKYGEENRITVMCDNALIQTTVPQGKISEVKKDGGVAIVQSYTFDFFNYAGIHRSVHLYTTPKTFIEEVEVTSNLAEKSVGHVYYKVKVSGTASNEADSALQIHVQLYNKEGVVVANGTSNGDLNGALEVKKVKPWWPYLMHPEPGYLYQMELLLYTADNTLLDVYRLKVGIRTLTWNNSSFLINGRPVYFRGFGKHEDSDIRGKGLDLALLTRDMNLLKWIGANAYRTSHYPYSEESMQFADENGLMIIDECPSVDTDNYNQALLDKHKSSMEQLIHRDRNHPSVIMWSIANEPRTSPFQADSHFQFVANFTRSLDSTRPVTAAIAVPSASDRAAKHLDIICFNRYNGWYSNPGKLDMITTHVVEEAITWNKKHNKPVMIGEYGADTIEGLHLLPAYIWSEEYQNELFSKHFKAFDKLRKNDWFIGEFVWNFADFKTAQSITRVGGNKKGVFTRNRQPKATAHLLRKRYFALGRELDRCEIPEDLFLYITDATSTGSHGKRETADL; via the exons caTTTTCTTTACTGGTCATGGGTATCGTTGGATATCTTATTCACTTCGCAATAGCTTTAGTTATTGTTAATAAAGAAGTTACTCCTACACACGGCATGCTTTATCCACGTGAGTCTGAAACTCGTGAAGTACGTTCCTTAGATGGGCTTTGGAACTTTGTGACATCTGACGAAGCTAATCCGACGCAAGGTGTGAGAGATAAATGGTTTAATGACGATTTGAGTAAGGTAAAGGATGTTATACCCATGCCCGTGCCAGCCAGCTACAATGATATAACTACAGATAAAGCTATTCGCGATCATGTGGGCACAGTGTGGTATgatcgaaaattttttgttccccGATCGTGGGCAAAGGATCAAAGGGTATGGCTACGTTTCGGTAGTGTACACTACGAAGCCTTTGTG tggGTTAATGGAGAAATGGTTGTTAAGCACGAGATGGGTCACTTACCATTCGAAGCAGAGgtatcaaatttcgtaaaatacGGCGAAGAAAATCGGATTACTGTTATGTGTGATAATGCACTAATACAAACTACAGTGCCTCAGGGAAAAATCAGTGAAGTAAAAAA GGATGGAGGAGTTGCTATAGTTCAGTCTTATACCTTTGACTTCTTCAACTACGCGGGAATACATCGCTCCGTCCATCTGTATACCACACCTAAAACCTTTATTGAAGAGGTTGAAGTGACTTCTAACTTAGCCGAAAAATcag TTGGTCATGTATACTACAAAGTCAAAGTTAGCGGAACGGCCTCGAATGAAGCAGACAGTGCTCTACAAATACATGTGCAATTATATAATAAAGAAGGTGTCGTAGTAGCCAATGGTACATCGAATGGTGATTTAAATGGTGCACTTGAAGTGAAGAAAGTGAAGCCCTGGTGGCCATATTTAATGCATCCCGAACCCGGCTACCTCTACCAAATGGAATTGCTTTTGTATACTGCCGATAACACGCTTCTTGATGTTTATCGACTTAAAGTAGGCATTCGAACACTTACATGGAATAATTCTTCATTTCTCATTAATGGACGCCCAGTATATTTCCGGGGCTTCGGGAAGCATGAAGATTCAGAT ATACGTGGCAAAGGATTGGATTTGGCTTTACTCACCCGCGACATGAACTTGTTAAAATGGATTGGAGCAAATGCTTATAGAACGTCCCACTATCCATACTCGGAAGAATCCATGCAATTTGCAGATGAAAATGGTCTTATGATAATTGATGAATGCCCCAGCGTTGATACAGA CAACTATAACCAAGCGCTTTTGGACAAACATAAATCTTCTATGGAGCAGTTAATACACCGCGATAGAAACCATCCGAGTGTAATAATGTGGTCTATAGCCAATGAACCCCGTACAAGCCCATTCCAAGCTGACTCACATTTTCA GTTCGTGGCTAATTTTACACGCTCCCTTGATAGTACTAGACCGGTAACTGCTGCCATTGCTGTTCCTTCGGCCAGTGACAGAGCT GCAAAGCATTTAGATATAATATGTTTCAATCGTTACAATGGATGGTACAGTAATCCTGGAAAATTGGACATGATTACAACGCATGTTGTCGAAGAAGCGATTACTTGgaataaaaaacacaataaacCAGTCATGATCGGAGAATATGGGGCCGATACAATCGAAGGTTTACACTTGCTTCCAGCTTACATTTGGTCGGAGGAATACCAAAACGAGTTGTTCTCAAAGCATTTTAAGGCCTTCGATAAACTTAGAAAAAATGATTGGTTTATCGGCGAATTTGTTTGGAATTTTGCAGACTTCAAGACAGCACAAT CGATAACACGTGTAGGCGGCAATAAAAAAGGTGTTTTCACGCGCAACCGACAACCGAAAGCAACTGCACATCTACTCCGAAAGCGCTATTTTGCTCTTGGACGCGAGTTGGACCGTTGCGAAATTCCCGAAGATCTATTTCTTTACATCACCGATGCAACATCTACAGGGTCGCATGGCAAACGAGAAACCGCTGATTTATAG
- the LOC126754522 gene encoding beta-glucuronidase isoform X4, with the protein MGWGVRRLLTSLVIVNKEVTPTHGMLYPRESETREVRSLDGLWNFVTSDEANPTQGVRDKWFNDDLSKVKDVIPMPVPASYNDITTDKAIRDHVGTVWYDRKFFVPRSWAKDQRVWLRFGSVHYEAFVWVNGEMVVKHEMGHLPFEAEVSNFVKYGEENRITVMCDNALIQTTVPQGKISEVKKDGGVAIVQSYTFDFFNYAGIHRSVHLYTTPKTFIEEVEVTSNLAEKSVGHVYYKVKVSGTASNEADSALQIHVQLYNKEGVVVANGTSNGDLNGALEVKKVKPWWPYLMHPEPGYLYQMELLLYTADNTLLDVYRLKVGIRTLTWNNSSFLINGRPVYFRGFGKHEDSDIRGKGLDLALLTRDMNLLKWIGANAYRTSHYPYSEESMQFADENGLMIIDECPSVDTDNYNQALLDKHKSSMEQLIHRDRNHPSVIMWSIANEPRTSPFQADSHFQFVANFTRSLDSTRPVTAAIAVPSASDRAAKHLDIICFNRYNGWYSNPGKLDMITTHVVEEAITWNKKHNKPVMIGEYGADTIEGLHLLPAYIWSEEYQNELFSKHFKAFDKLRKNDWFIGEFVWNFADFKTAQSITRVGGNKKGVFTRNRQPKATAHLLRKRYFALGRELDRCEIPEDLFLYITDATSTGSHGKRETADL; encoded by the exons ATGGGCTGGGGAGTGCGTCGTCTATTAACAT CTTTAGTTATTGTTAATAAAGAAGTTACTCCTACACACGGCATGCTTTATCCACGTGAGTCTGAAACTCGTGAAGTACGTTCCTTAGATGGGCTTTGGAACTTTGTGACATCTGACGAAGCTAATCCGACGCAAGGTGTGAGAGATAAATGGTTTAATGACGATTTGAGTAAGGTAAAGGATGTTATACCCATGCCCGTGCCAGCCAGCTACAATGATATAACTACAGATAAAGCTATTCGCGATCATGTGGGCACAGTGTGGTATgatcgaaaattttttgttccccGATCGTGGGCAAAGGATCAAAGGGTATGGCTACGTTTCGGTAGTGTACACTACGAAGCCTTTGTG tggGTTAATGGAGAAATGGTTGTTAAGCACGAGATGGGTCACTTACCATTCGAAGCAGAGgtatcaaatttcgtaaaatacGGCGAAGAAAATCGGATTACTGTTATGTGTGATAATGCACTAATACAAACTACAGTGCCTCAGGGAAAAATCAGTGAAGTAAAAAA GGATGGAGGAGTTGCTATAGTTCAGTCTTATACCTTTGACTTCTTCAACTACGCGGGAATACATCGCTCCGTCCATCTGTATACCACACCTAAAACCTTTATTGAAGAGGTTGAAGTGACTTCTAACTTAGCCGAAAAATcag TTGGTCATGTATACTACAAAGTCAAAGTTAGCGGAACGGCCTCGAATGAAGCAGACAGTGCTCTACAAATACATGTGCAATTATATAATAAAGAAGGTGTCGTAGTAGCCAATGGTACATCGAATGGTGATTTAAATGGTGCACTTGAAGTGAAGAAAGTGAAGCCCTGGTGGCCATATTTAATGCATCCCGAACCCGGCTACCTCTACCAAATGGAATTGCTTTTGTATACTGCCGATAACACGCTTCTTGATGTTTATCGACTTAAAGTAGGCATTCGAACACTTACATGGAATAATTCTTCATTTCTCATTAATGGACGCCCAGTATATTTCCGGGGCTTCGGGAAGCATGAAGATTCAGAT ATACGTGGCAAAGGATTGGATTTGGCTTTACTCACCCGCGACATGAACTTGTTAAAATGGATTGGAGCAAATGCTTATAGAACGTCCCACTATCCATACTCGGAAGAATCCATGCAATTTGCAGATGAAAATGGTCTTATGATAATTGATGAATGCCCCAGCGTTGATACAGA CAACTATAACCAAGCGCTTTTGGACAAACATAAATCTTCTATGGAGCAGTTAATACACCGCGATAGAAACCATCCGAGTGTAATAATGTGGTCTATAGCCAATGAACCCCGTACAAGCCCATTCCAAGCTGACTCACATTTTCA GTTCGTGGCTAATTTTACACGCTCCCTTGATAGTACTAGACCGGTAACTGCTGCCATTGCTGTTCCTTCGGCCAGTGACAGAGCT GCAAAGCATTTAGATATAATATGTTTCAATCGTTACAATGGATGGTACAGTAATCCTGGAAAATTGGACATGATTACAACGCATGTTGTCGAAGAAGCGATTACTTGgaataaaaaacacaataaacCAGTCATGATCGGAGAATATGGGGCCGATACAATCGAAGGTTTACACTTGCTTCCAGCTTACATTTGGTCGGAGGAATACCAAAACGAGTTGTTCTCAAAGCATTTTAAGGCCTTCGATAAACTTAGAAAAAATGATTGGTTTATCGGCGAATTTGTTTGGAATTTTGCAGACTTCAAGACAGCACAAT CGATAACACGTGTAGGCGGCAATAAAAAAGGTGTTTTCACGCGCAACCGACAACCGAAAGCAACTGCACATCTACTCCGAAAGCGCTATTTTGCTCTTGGACGCGAGTTGGACCGTTGCGAAATTCCCGAAGATCTATTTCTTTACATCACCGATGCAACATCTACAGGGTCGCATGGCAAACGAGAAACCGCTGATTTATAG